The following proteins are encoded in a genomic region of Tenacibaculum sp. 190524A05c:
- a CDS encoding 7TM-DISM domain-containing protein codes for MLNLKYSHISLQSKPFLWLFTLLLFCVGCNQNNGELTIHNGVLDLTNWNFDENPEVNLMGDGLFYWKQWPINNEGDFDIALLKEGTSVEWPSPVWTKLGFEKRGYGTYKLNIKQKKDSEGLVLNIGRLLGAGEIWINGKKHVTLGKISQNGTDEIPYGQIIYTELPQEENLEILFVVSGHNSRLGGGPALQNVIQTKSLSTANQKSNPLIEGVITFLIIIFGVFQIYWFFTFNKELYFLYFGLFCLIGVSRQLFVGETLIYSFFPNISFGIVQRMRYVGYFGGLSLIILYYTSLYPGYIKKNLVRTIYLIPVLGILYVLFTPVFYGTLVAPFFQVYGLTTMILGFYIISCAIKNKKPYAKWVLLILVVQVIVFTNDILTAMMVIQTKFVINYSFLCYIIFHVFLNHKFQSEKERLLNQLYSNINTLKSDIDYKIEEIETLKKDTFQQIKSKERMVDNLKKVAASDEKVSIQSLIADLKSELLEDTQLVSIKNDIEGINKDFVQRIKKIHPNLTKTDLEICMYIRLSLERKEIARLRYTTVAAVKKSRYRLRKKLELEVEDDLEKYLKSI; via the coding sequence ATGCTAAACTTAAAATACTCCCATATTTCCTTACAAAGTAAGCCTTTCTTGTGGTTATTTACGTTACTGTTATTTTGCGTTGGTTGCAATCAAAATAATGGAGAATTAACTATTCATAATGGTGTTTTAGATCTTACAAATTGGAATTTTGATGAAAATCCAGAAGTAAATCTGATGGGAGACGGTTTGTTTTATTGGAAGCAATGGCCGATTAATAATGAAGGTGATTTTGACATTGCATTGTTAAAAGAAGGAACGTCAGTAGAATGGCCTTCGCCTGTTTGGACAAAATTAGGATTTGAAAAAAGAGGATACGGTACTTATAAATTAAATATTAAGCAAAAAAAGGATAGTGAAGGTTTAGTCCTGAATATAGGTAGACTTTTGGGTGCCGGTGAGATTTGGATTAATGGAAAGAAACATGTCACCTTAGGTAAAATATCTCAAAACGGAACAGACGAAATTCCTTACGGGCAAATAATCTATACAGAACTACCACAAGAAGAAAATCTGGAAATACTATTTGTGGTTTCAGGTCACAATAGTAGATTGGGTGGTGGTCCAGCACTTCAAAATGTTATTCAAACAAAATCGTTAAGTACGGCTAACCAAAAATCAAATCCTTTGATAGAAGGTGTGATAACATTTTTAATTATCATTTTTGGTGTATTTCAAATTTACTGGTTCTTTACCTTTAACAAGGAGTTGTACTTTCTCTATTTTGGATTGTTTTGTTTGATTGGTGTTTCTAGACAACTATTTGTTGGAGAAACATTAATTTATAGTTTCTTTCCAAATATTTCATTCGGTATAGTTCAAAGAATGAGATATGTAGGTTATTTTGGAGGTTTATCTTTAATTATATTATACTATACCTCATTATACCCTGGGTATATTAAGAAAAATCTTGTAAGAACAATTTATTTAATTCCTGTATTGGGAATACTTTATGTCCTTTTTACACCAGTCTTTTACGGAACTTTAGTTGCTCCATTTTTTCAAGTATATGGATTAACTACAATGATTTTAGGTTTTTATATTATTAGTTGCGCGATTAAAAATAAAAAACCATATGCGAAATGGGTTCTACTTATTCTTGTAGTTCAGGTTATTGTTTTTACGAATGATATACTTACTGCTATGATGGTGATTCAAACTAAATTTGTAATCAATTATAGTTTCTTATGCTACATTATTTTCCATGTGTTTTTAAATCATAAGTTTCAGTCAGAGAAGGAGCGTTTGTTAAATCAACTCTATTCAAATATTAATACATTAAAGTCTGATATTGATTATAAAATTGAAGAAATAGAAACGTTAAAGAAGGATACTTTTCAACAGATAAAGTCAAAGGAAAGAATGGTTGATAATTTGAAAAAAGTTGCCGCTTCCGACGAAAAAGTATCTATTCAAAGCTTAATCGCAGATTTGAAATCAGAATTACTAGAAGATACTCAGCTTGTGAGTATAAAAAATGATATTGAAGGTATAAACAAAGATTTCGTTCAGCGAATTAAGAAAATTCATCCAAATCTTACTAAAACCGATTTGGAAATTTGTATGTACATACGCTTATCACTAGAGCGAAAAGAAATTGCTCGTTTACGATACACAACAGTTGCTGCTGTAAAAAAATCAAGATATAGACTTCGAAAGAAATTAGAACTAGAGGTTGAAGATGATTTAGAAAAATATCTTAAATCTATTTAA
- a CDS encoding TonB-dependent receptor codes for MRIQTIIILLLIPLMGFAQSKFTISGTLKDKANGETLFGATVFLKGTSLGTTTNEYGFYSLTAPKGTYTLSVSYVGYSPIEKEIELNENIKFNADLTEDTNVLDEVVITSEESKKVDLRSPQMSVTKINSQTIKQIPVVLGEVDVIKSIQLLPGVTNAGEGASGFNVRGGAEDQNLILLDEAIIYNASHLFGFFSVFNNDAIKDVKLYKGGIPARFGGRVSSVLDVRQKDGNNKEFKLTGGIGLISSRLTAEAPLFGDKGSFLVAGRASYANIFLALADNENRVGFYDLNLKTNYQINDKNRLYLSAYFGNDDVNFTNSFFNSYGNLSANLRWNHIFNDKLFSNLSAIYSRYNYDLQLEFVGLDWLSRIDNYNLKYDVDYYLNDKLKFDFGVSGIYYKFNPGEIRPLTPESSINEDFLDKKFATETGIYASLEHKISNNITAMYGLRYSYFNRFGSQTLNTYANDLPVVYNSTLGIYERAVPTGEVNYGDKESIASFDNFEPRFALSYQLNEKSSIKTSYNRMAQYLHLISNTTSATPLDIWAPSGEFLKPQIADQYAVGYFKNFKNNMYSIETEAYYKTVDNRVDYINGAELIAQNTIETEILNGEARAYGLEFLLRKNKGDLTGWIAYTLSKSEQRTPGGAAGGPGLNNGDWYNTPFDRTHDLSVTGNYKLNEKWTFNANFVFQTGRPVTYPNGQFQYNGLSIPTYSTRNADRLPSYNRLDVSATLTPRKNKNRKWQAEWVFGIYNLYSRRNAASIRFGVNDETGINEAERTSIFGITPSITYNFKF; via the coding sequence ATGAGAATTCAAACAATCATCATTTTGCTTTTAATTCCATTAATGGGTTTCGCCCAAAGTAAGTTTACAATTAGTGGTACATTAAAAGACAAAGCAAATGGTGAAACCTTATTCGGAGCTACTGTATTTTTAAAAGGCACGAGCTTAGGAACTACAACTAATGAATACGGATTTTACTCACTTACAGCTCCTAAAGGAACATATACTTTAAGTGTTTCTTATGTTGGGTACTCTCCTATTGAAAAAGAAATTGAACTCAATGAAAATATAAAGTTCAATGCAGACTTAACAGAAGATACCAATGTTTTAGATGAAGTTGTTATTACTTCAGAAGAAAGTAAAAAAGTCGATCTACGAAGTCCACAAATGAGTGTGACAAAAATTAACTCACAAACCATTAAACAGATCCCAGTAGTTTTAGGAGAAGTAGATGTTATTAAATCTATCCAATTACTTCCTGGAGTTACCAACGCCGGTGAAGGAGCTTCTGGGTTTAATGTACGTGGTGGTGCAGAAGATCAGAATTTAATTCTTTTAGACGAAGCAATTATTTATAATGCATCGCACTTATTTGGTTTTTTCTCTGTATTTAATAATGACGCTATTAAAGATGTAAAATTATATAAAGGAGGAATTCCTGCGAGATTTGGAGGTAGAGTTTCTTCTGTTCTTGATGTACGTCAAAAGGATGGTAACAATAAAGAATTCAAACTAACTGGTGGAATCGGATTAATCTCAAGTAGATTGACCGCTGAAGCTCCTCTATTTGGAGATAAAGGTTCGTTTCTAGTTGCAGGTAGAGCTTCATATGCTAACATATTTTTAGCTCTTGCTGATAATGAAAATAGAGTTGGGTTTTACGATTTAAATTTAAAAACAAACTATCAAATTAATGATAAAAACCGTTTGTATTTATCTGCTTATTTTGGAAATGACGATGTAAACTTTACCAATTCTTTCTTTAATTCTTATGGAAACTTATCTGCCAACTTAAGATGGAATCATATTTTTAATGATAAGTTATTCTCGAACCTATCTGCTATTTACAGTCGATATAATTATGATTTACAACTTGAATTTGTTGGATTAGATTGGTTATCTAGAATTGATAACTACAACTTAAAATACGATGTTGATTATTACTTAAATGACAAACTAAAATTTGATTTTGGTGTAAGTGGAATTTATTACAAATTCAATCCAGGTGAAATTCGTCCGTTAACTCCAGAGTCTTCAATTAACGAGGATTTTCTTGACAAGAAATTCGCCACTGAAACTGGAATTTATGCTAGTTTGGAACACAAAATATCAAATAATATAACAGCAATGTATGGTTTACGATACAGTTATTTTAATCGTTTCGGTAGTCAAACCTTAAACACGTATGCTAATGATTTACCAGTAGTTTATAATTCTACATTAGGTATTTACGAACGTGCTGTACCAACAGGTGAAGTAAATTATGGTGATAAAGAAAGTATCGCAAGTTTTGACAACTTCGAACCGAGATTCGCATTATCATATCAATTAAATGAAAAGTCATCTATTAAAACAAGTTATAATAGAATGGCGCAATACTTACATTTAATTTCAAATACAACATCAGCTACTCCATTAGATATTTGGGCACCAAGTGGTGAGTTTTTAAAACCTCAAATTGCAGATCAATATGCAGTTGGATACTTTAAAAATTTCAAAAACAATATGTATTCTATTGAAACAGAAGCATATTATAAAACCGTAGATAATCGTGTAGATTACATTAACGGTGCTGAACTAATTGCTCAAAACACAATAGAAACGGAAATTTTAAATGGTGAAGCTAGAGCTTACGGTTTAGAATTTTTACTTAGAAAAAATAAAGGAGATTTAACCGGTTGGATTGCGTATACCTTATCAAAATCTGAACAAAGAACACCTGGCGGAGCAGCTGGCGGACCTGGTTTAAATAATGGTGATTGGTACAATACTCCTTTTGATAGAACTCATGATTTATCCGTTACAGGTAATTACAAACTAAATGAAAAATGGACGTTTAACGCAAATTTTGTTTTTCAAACAGGACGACCAGTTACCTATCCAAACGGACAATTTCAATATAATGGATTATCAATTCCTACCTATTCTACGAGAAATGCAGATAGATTACCTTCGTATAACCGCTTAGATGTTTCGGCTACTTTAACGCCTAGAAAAAATAAAAACAGAAAATGGCAAGCCGAATGGGTATTTGGTATTTACAACTTATACTCAAGAAGAAACGCTGCATCAATTCGATTTGGTGTTAACGATGAAACTGGAATAAACGAAGCTGAAAGAACTTCTATTTTCGGAATAACTCCTTCTATCACTTATAACTTTAAATTTTAA
- a CDS encoding DUF4249 domain-containing protein, whose translation MKKLIFTLCIAISTIFSSCTDIVDVDVPNGGARLVIEASINWEKGTVGNEQTIKLSTSTAYFDNNPNVPATGATVIVTKENDGSQFVFTDQNNGNYTTNSFVPEIGADYTLNIVYNGQTYTASETLVGFTQINSVTQEEGFNEGEFRVRVLFDDPADEENYYLGEFVQANLAVPALSSIRDEFVNGNEAFVLHFDELNVPGTEVDIKVYGISERFYFYIEELIRQSGTQGGGGPFQTTPAQLKGNCININDPNEEVLGYFRLSQFGRTSYTIQ comes from the coding sequence ATGAAAAAATTAATATTCACTCTTTGTATCGCAATCAGTACAATTTTTTCATCTTGTACAGATATTGTTGACGTTGATGTTCCTAATGGTGGCGCAAGATTAGTAATCGAAGCTTCTATTAATTGGGAAAAAGGAACAGTTGGAAATGAACAGACCATTAAACTAAGTACTTCAACGGCCTATTTTGACAATAATCCTAATGTACCAGCAACAGGTGCTACAGTTATCGTAACCAAAGAAAATGATGGTTCACAATTTGTGTTTACTGATCAAAATAACGGTAACTATACAACAAATAGTTTTGTTCCTGAAATTGGGGCCGATTACACTTTAAACATCGTTTATAACGGACAAACCTATACTGCTAGTGAGACTTTAGTCGGTTTTACTCAAATTAATAGTGTAACTCAAGAAGAAGGATTTAATGAAGGAGAATTTCGTGTGCGTGTGTTATTTGATGATCCAGCAGATGAAGAAAATTATTATTTAGGCGAATTTGTTCAAGCAAACTTAGCCGTTCCAGCTTTATCTTCTATTCGAGATGAATTTGTGAATGGAAACGAGGCTTTTGTTTTGCACTTTGATGAACTTAATGTTCCAGGGACCGAAGTTGATATTAAAGTTTATGGAATCTCAGAACGTTTCTATTTTTATATTGAAGAATTAATTCGACAATCAGGAACTCAAGGTGGCGGTGGACCATTTCAAACCACACCAGCACAGTTAAAAGGAAATTGTATAAATATTAATGACCCGAATGAAGAAGTATTAGGATATTTTCGTTTGAGTCAGTTTGGAAGAACGAGCTATACAATTCAATAA
- a CDS encoding N-acetylglucosamine kinase, whose translation MILIADSGSSKCDWVLYDNITNDLSRTRTKGLNPNILSGEKIAKLLCKNKELSSIRKIVEKVYFYGAGCGTNKSQEKVKEVLNTHFSNAITVTVKEDLMAAVLATTNEPAIIAILGTGSNCCYYDGKTIQTKIPSLGYVIMDEASGNYFGKELLRSYYYNQLPFDLRVSLEQSFKLEPQKVLDKIYNSKYPNKYLASFARFLILNVEHPFVIEMLRKGIIAFIQNHILTYSNEFKNAPIHFVGSIAYHTQSLIKEELEKFGLKAESFVRRPVESLIENIVEIENSIENKSKRITM comes from the coding sequence ATGATTTTAATTGCAGATAGTGGGTCTTCAAAATGCGATTGGGTATTATATGATAATATTACCAATGATCTTTCAAGAACAAGAACTAAAGGTTTAAACCCGAATATATTATCAGGAGAGAAAATAGCGAAGTTACTTTGTAAGAATAAAGAGTTGTCTTCCATAAGAAAAATAGTAGAAAAGGTATATTTCTATGGAGCAGGATGCGGAACTAATAAGAGCCAAGAAAAAGTAAAAGAAGTTCTAAATACACATTTTTCAAATGCAATAACCGTCACTGTTAAAGAAGATTTAATGGCTGCGGTTTTAGCAACTACAAATGAACCTGCTATTATAGCTATTTTAGGAACTGGATCGAATTGTTGCTATTATGATGGAAAAACCATACAAACAAAAATTCCATCATTGGGTTATGTTATAATGGATGAAGCAAGCGGAAATTACTTTGGTAAAGAGTTACTAAGAAGTTATTATTACAATCAATTACCGTTTGATTTGAGGGTTTCTTTAGAGCAATCATTTAAGTTGGAACCTCAGAAAGTTTTAGATAAAATTTATAATTCAAAATACCCCAACAAATATTTAGCAAGTTTTGCAAGGTTTTTAATCTTGAATGTAGAACATCCTTTTGTTATTGAAATGCTCAGAAAAGGGATTATAGCTTTCATACAAAATCACATTTTAACGTATTCAAATGAGTTTAAAAATGCACCTATTCATTTTGTAGGATCAATAGCGTACCATACGCAATCGCTGATTAAGGAGGAGCTAGAGAAATTTGGTTTAAAAGCTGAAAGTTTTGTTCGCAGACCAGTTGAAAGCTTAATAGAGAATATAGTAGAAATAGAGAATTCTATAGAAAATAAAAGCAAGCGAATTACTATGTAA
- a CDS encoding beta-N-acetylhexosaminidase, with the protein MKVFSIFIFSLFFFTIAVKPCFSQEKLSDQLNLMPWPKEIKSNKAKTILDRDFTISMNRKGSRVYKAATKFLRNLANKTGVFIDEGFPFYNREKTTLSLVFKEEASLSFNTDESYELVVNNNKIEITALTDVGIVRGLSTLLQLIKSDGSNFVFEGFYIKDAPRFKWRGLMIDVSRHFQPVDLIKRNLDAMAFVKMNVFHWHLSDDQGFRIESKIYPKLHELGSDGEYYTQEQIKDVVAYANNLGIRVIPEIDVPGHAAAILTAYPELGSDENFDNKIVRYSGVFDPTLNPTKPEVYTFLDNLFKEVAPLFPDEYFHIGGDENEGKHWDANSKIQEFKKKNGLKTNHDLQTYFNIKLEKILRKYGKKLVGWDEIRTPSMPKSAIIHSWRGKNEGFENGTLIPALKNGYHAILSNDYYIDRMLSVDHYYKCDPIANADLTTAEESRVLGGEVTMWSELVTPLTIDSRIWPRTAAIAERFWSPKHITNIENMRKRLKYVNHELERIGLTHIRNIDVILRNVSNNQDISSLKILAGISEPLKIYNRNEGGTEYKTFSPFTLFADACSADAPDAYEFKKAVSAYTLDGNLKNKENVLSFLNSWETGYSEFRKLERSPNLVGLELHYQKLAEVSHQIKIAIKSEKFSKKDRDSVIDLLEELSTPFVDVEIVIIDTLKELSTCLNQRFDLK; encoded by the coding sequence ATGAAAGTATTTTCAATTTTTATATTCTCTCTTTTCTTTTTTACCATTGCTGTTAAACCGTGTTTTTCACAAGAAAAATTAAGTGATCAGTTAAATTTAATGCCTTGGCCAAAAGAGATAAAATCTAATAAAGCTAAAACCATATTAGATAGAGATTTTACAATTAGCATGAATAGAAAAGGAAGCAGAGTGTATAAAGCTGCAACAAAATTCCTTAGAAATTTAGCCAACAAAACTGGTGTTTTTATAGATGAAGGATTTCCTTTTTATAATAGAGAAAAGACGACTTTAAGTTTAGTTTTTAAAGAGGAAGCGAGTTTATCTTTTAATACAGATGAGTCTTATGAACTAGTTGTAAATAATAATAAAATTGAAATTACTGCACTAACAGATGTTGGAATTGTTAGAGGTTTATCTACACTATTACAATTAATTAAAAGTGACGGGAGTAACTTTGTTTTTGAAGGGTTTTATATAAAAGATGCTCCTCGATTTAAATGGCGAGGCTTAATGATAGATGTGTCTCGTCATTTTCAACCTGTTGACTTGATTAAACGAAATTTAGATGCAATGGCTTTCGTGAAAATGAATGTTTTTCATTGGCATTTATCAGATGATCAAGGTTTTAGAATCGAGTCAAAAATATATCCCAAACTGCATGAATTAGGTTCGGATGGAGAGTATTATACTCAAGAGCAGATTAAAGATGTAGTGGCGTATGCAAACAATCTTGGGATTCGAGTTATCCCAGAAATTGATGTTCCAGGACATGCAGCAGCAATTTTAACTGCTTATCCTGAATTAGGTAGTGACGAAAATTTCGATAATAAAATAGTTAGATATTCAGGAGTTTTTGATCCTACATTAAATCCTACTAAACCCGAAGTTTATACGTTTTTAGACAATCTGTTTAAAGAAGTAGCTCCTTTATTTCCGGATGAATACTTTCATATTGGTGGAGACGAGAATGAAGGCAAGCACTGGGATGCAAACTCAAAAATACAGGAGTTTAAAAAGAAAAATGGATTAAAAACTAACCATGACCTTCAAACGTATTTCAATATAAAGCTCGAGAAAATCTTAAGAAAATATGGGAAAAAGCTTGTTGGTTGGGATGAAATCAGAACTCCAAGTATGCCAAAAAGTGCCATAATTCATTCTTGGAGAGGAAAGAACGAAGGTTTTGAAAACGGAACATTAATTCCTGCGCTTAAAAACGGTTATCACGCAATTTTATCTAACGATTATTATATCGATAGAATGTTATCTGTTGATCATTATTACAAATGTGATCCAATTGCAAATGCTGACTTAACAACAGCCGAAGAAAGTAGAGTTCTTGGAGGTGAAGTTACAATGTGGAGCGAATTGGTTACTCCATTAACTATAGATAGTCGCATATGGCCAAGAACAGCGGCTATTGCAGAAAGGTTTTGGTCACCAAAGCATATTACTAACATTGAGAATATGAGAAAACGACTAAAATATGTAAATCACGAATTGGAAAGAATCGGTTTAACTCATATTAGAAATATCGATGTGATCCTAAGAAACGTTTCCAATAATCAAGATATTTCATCTTTAAAAATTCTAGCAGGAATTTCAGAACCTTTGAAAATTTATAACAGAAATGAAGGAGGAACAGAATATAAAACCTTTTCGCCTTTCACGTTATTCGCGGATGCTTGTTCAGCTGATGCTCCCGATGCTTATGAATTTAAGAAAGCTGTAAGTGCGTATACCTTAGATGGGAATTTAAAGAATAAAGAGAATGTTTTATCATTTCTGAATAGTTGGGAAACTGGGTATTCAGAGTTTAGAAAACTAGAGAGATCACCAAATTTAGTTGGATTAGAGTTACATTATCAAAAATTAGCTGAAGTATCTCATCAAATTAAGATTGCCATTAAAAGTGAGAAATTTTCTAAGAAAGATAGAGATAGCGTAATTGATTTGTTAGAAGAGCTTTCAACACCATTTGTAGATGTAGAGATTGTAATAATTGATACTTTAAAAGAACTCTCTACATGTTTGAATCAACGATTTGATTTAAAATAA